One Denticeps clupeoides chromosome 10, fDenClu1.1, whole genome shotgun sequence genomic window carries:
- the LOC114798281 gene encoding cytokine-inducible SH2-containing protein-like yields the protein MITPLPAPPEKPAAAVSGRKEPGLEPRPAEDGEGLREALSHLTESGWYWGPITAAEAKQLLSESLEGTFLLRDSSNPGYLLTLSVKTSLGPTHLRIRYADGKFGFDSVVMARPHLRQFRGAVELVQHYTLAHQRVASRKELPPVPEVEDSVVPVVPETTLLLKLTKPLHRSAPSLQHLCRKAINQHSHSLQDLPLPDRLKDFLLEYPFML from the exons ATGATCACCCCCCTGCCTGCTCCGCCCGAGAAGCCCGCGGCCGCCGTCTCCGGCCGGAAGGAGCCCGGGCTGGAGCCGCGGCCTGCGGAGGACGGCGAGGGTCTCCGGGAGGCGCTGAGCCACCTCACCGAGTCCG gatgGTACTGGGGTCCCATAACGGCTGCTGAAGCGAAGCAATTGCTCAGCGAATCCCTGGAAGGCACCTTTCTGCTGCGGGACAGCTCCAACCCGGGGTACCTCCTGACCCTGTCTGTGAAGACCAGTCTGGGTCCCACACACTTACGCATCCGGTACGCCGACGGGAAGTTCGGCTTCGACTCCGTGGTGATGGCGCGCCCGCATCTCAGGCAGTTCAGGGGCGCCGTGGAGCTGGTGCAGCACTACACCCTGGCTCACCAGCGAGTGGCCAGCCGGAAGGAACTTCCTCCGGTTCCCGAGGTGGAGGACAGCGTCGTCCCAGTGGTCCCGGAGACCACCTTGCTGCTCAAACTGACCAAGCCACTGCACAGAAGTGCCCCCAGCCTCCAGCACTTGTGCCGCAAGGCTATTAACCAGCATTCACACAGCCTGCAGGACCTGCCGCTTCCTGACAGGTTGAAGGACTTCCTCCTGGAGTATCCTTTCATGCTGTAA
- the nudt3a gene encoding nudix (nucleoside diphosphate linked moiety X)-type motif 3a — MMKLKSNQTRTYDGDGYKKRAACLCFRTESEEEVLLVSSSRHPDKWIVPGGGMEPDEEPGVAAVREVCEEAGVKGTLGRLIGIFENRDRKHRTYVYVLVVTEVLEDWEDSVNIGRKREWFKTDDARRVLQCHKPVQASYFEALQQDCLTSNGTTLVATYNINQSSLSGIR, encoded by the exons ATGATGAAGCTGAAGTCCAACCAGACCCGCACGTACGACGGGGACGGATACAAGAAGCGGGCCGCCTGCCTGTGCTTCAGGACCGAGAGTGAGGAGGAG GTGTTGCTGGTGAGCAGCAGCAGGCATCCGGACAAGTGGATCGTTCCCGGGGGCGGGATGGAGCCCGACGAGGAGCCCGGCGTGGCCGCCGTGAGGGAGGTGTGCGAGGAG GCTGGTGTGAAGGGGACGTTAGGAAGGCTAATAGGAATTTTTGAG AACCGAGATCGAAAGCACAGAACGTACGTCTACGTCCTCGTGGTAACCGAGGTTCTGGAGGACTGGGAGGACTCTGTAAACATCG GGAGGAAAAGGGAATGGTTCAAAACAGACGATGCCCGGCGAGTGCTACAGTGCCACAAACCCGTCCAGGCGTCTTACTTCGAGGCTCTCCAGCAGGACTGCCTGACCAGCAACGGAACAACCCTCGTAGCCACCTACAACATCAATCAGAGCTCTTTGTCGGGTATCAGATAA
- the rps10 gene encoding small ribosomal subunit protein eS10, whose amino-acid sequence MRGSFSSPTSQQAVEMLMPKKNRIAIYELLFKEGVMVAKKDVHLAKHPELADKNVPNLHVMKAMQSLKSCGYVKEQFAWRHFYWYLTNEGIQYLRDFLHLPPEIVPATLRRQTRPETARPRPKGLEGERPARLARGEADRDTYRRSAAPPGADKKAEAGAGAATEFQFRGGFGRGRGQQPQ is encoded by the exons ATGCGCGGCTCCTTTTCCTCTCCGACGTCACAGCAGGCAGTGGAG atgttGATGCCCAAGAAGAACCGTATTGCTATTTACGAGCTCCTCTTTAAGGAGGGCGTGATGgtggccaagaaggatgttCATCTGGCCAAACACCCAGAGCTGGCTGACAAAAACGTGCCCAACCTGCACGTTATGAAGGCCATGCAG TCCCTCAAGTCCTGTGGGTACGTCAAGGAGCAGTTTGCATGGCGCCACTTCTACTGGTACCTCACCAACGAGGGCATCCAGTATCTCCGGGACTTCCTGCACCTGCCACCAGAGATCGTTCCTGCCACTCTCCGCCGTCAGACACGCCCTGAGACCGCCCGTCCCAGGCCCAAAG GTCTGGAGGGTGAGAGACCTGCTCGCTTGGCACGTGGAGAAGCAGACAGAGACACATACAGACGTTCTGCAGCCCCGC CTGGCGCTGATAAGAAGGCTGAAGCTGGTGCTGGAGCAGCCACAGAATTCCAGTTT AGAGGAGGTTTTGGTCGTGGAAGAGGACAGCAGCCTCAGTAA